GGTGGTTATGGGGTCTCTTGACCCTTACTTTGAAGGAGTGGTTATGGGGTCTTTGACCCTTACTTTGAAGGAGTAGTTATGGGGTCTCTTGACCCTTACTTTGAAGGAGTGGTTATGGGGTCTTTGACCCTTACTTTGAAGGAGTAGTTATGGGGTCTCTTGACCCTTACTTTGAAGGAGTGGTTATGGGGTCTTTGACCTCTGCTTTTGAGGGAGTGGTTATACCAGTGGTGGTTACAGGAAGTGGTTTCTACCCCCTTCACAGTTTACCTCGCCAGGTTTGTCAGGGTCTTCACGTATCACTACCGTAAACACTCCACCATTTCCAAAGTAGACTTGTTTCTAAGTCAGACAAATGACAGATATAGAAAGCATGAGCTACATCACAATAGTATTATCAAGCAGATGACTTCATGatttcaaaaaaaataaactgaaCACAATTTATTTCCTTGTTTACCTTAAATAGTTCCTGTGATGTATTGAACTTTTTTACTCTGATGTTGTAGctgacaaaataaaacaatttagaGCCATGTTATTGCTGAAAGATGGCGTGTATGGTGCGCTGGGTATACGAGCACAATAACAACAAAGATTATAAGGCAAATatgaacaagaaaaaaaaatcaaataattcAACTTACTGGTCCGAGAGAATACGAGTGTAGTTGGTGTCTGACATTAGGTCAGTCACGCCAGAGAAAGTCAATGTCTTGTTCAGTTTAATATCTACTTTATCAGTGATGTTGCCTCCAAGGTAAACAAATCTAAATCACAAATAGCGCGTAAGTATAGCAACGATGAGTGTTACACTTTGAGAGGGATACAAAAGAGAATACAACATGTgtaaaaattacaaaatgtaGATTAATAAagctacataaaaaaaaacaaagaaaacatattcAGAAACATAAGATACATAAGTTTACCTGGCTTTGATGACACCGGCTTTGAGGGGGGCACTGAGATCTTTGAGCTGTGTAGACAAGTGTAAATGTTAAATACTATTATCTATCTTAATCGGCTTCTGTATAACATAGAGCGAATAAAAGAGAATAGCAAAATACTGCATCATGCCAACGCCCTAACCCTGGTCTTTACTGTGTCCAGTAAATAACGATTGCAAGAAACCACAGAGCATGCGTATTTATTGGTATTCTACTGCCGTACCTTTAGCCCGACTAGCTCCTTATTTTTTGTTCCGATGACGAAGGTGTTGACCTCGTGTTCACTGATTTTGAGTAGGAAGTTCTTCTCTGGTACAGCCACGGAGCAGTTCTGGCTTTCAACCTTCAGGTTTGTTAGCGTTATGGGCACATGTGCATACACGGAGGCCTTCAACATAAAGGAGTGTAGTTGGTTTGGTGATGAGCCGTTAACATATTTATCTATTCAAATGGATTATACCCCGGCATACCTTGTCAACGGCTAACGAGGTGTCAAACCCAAAACCACTGACTTTAAGTGGGCAGGGAGCGGCATTGATCACTCGTAGGTTGGCAAAACCATTCGGTGGCTCCACCACATGCAGCCGACTTTTCTGCTCAACAAAATATATCTCGATTAGCAGGGAGTCACCTTAATGTGTTAGCAATCCTCTCTCCCTTGCATATGGGAGTTATAGATAAAAACCTCCAGCCCCTTTCAGTTTATGTCCATAATGCTACAGCTGTTGACCCTACCTGAATAGCGATGTGCAAGAATGCGGCAAACACGAAGGAGATTGCAGCTAAAAGCATGCCTGCACACATCCTCTGAAGTGGCCTGCAATAGGCAACGGTCATTAGACAACGAAATCAGTATAGCCACCACAGCTTTTTGATCTACTAAAATCATTCTTTGGATATACTAAGCATTGCAGCACATTCGTACACTTCGTATGTATCAGCTCATGGTGTCAGCTCATAGTCAGGGgaatagcagggggtggggcccTGGATGCacgtgccccccaccccccccccccaaaaaaaaatttctttagGCCAGCTACAGCTCTGCTAGTTGATTGGCTATGCATGTTTCACTCGCAGGGGATTATATGTTGTGTCATACATTGAGGGATTAGTCTCTTTGCCATACATTGAGGGTATACACTCTTTATAAAAGGATGGGTTTCAAAAGTCACACAGTAGAGGTATGAGCATTTCCTCTGAGATTCACTGCGGTATTTTAAGTGAATTAAAACTCACTAAGTATAAAGATATCCATGATCAACCTTGTGATAGTTGTGAACTTACTTGACCAGAAGATTGCACTTGCTCAGAAGTGGATAAATGGCATACTCAAACAAAGGGATGAGGATCAGGATAAAAACAGGATTCATGGCCTAAAAAATATGACATCAAAAACCAATTAATAATAGCGAGACCAATACATCTACTGTAAAACGTTATGCCAAGTGATACAAAACATGAAAAGATAGCTGCTGTAACCATTTTGCAATCTGTGAATTTACTAGATAACAAGACAAGTTGCACCTGCACTTGGTCTGGCTTCAATGTCCCAAAAGCTCCCTAAAACAAAAGATTGAAATTAAAACCAATATTTCATTTTCACATGAATCTCGAACAAGCTAATCATGTCTGATTGTAAGCTATAGTTTCCGCACAATCTTACCAAGTCGCCATCCATTTCCTCAGCTTGCAGGGTCCAACGAGATCCCTATAATCACAcatagaaataaaaattattgttattttctgGGGAAAAAAATCAAGGTTAATGGCTGGGATATAAATCAACACTGGGTTGAGGAAGAATGTTGTACGCCTCTTGGAAAACAGTGGTTTGCTAATGATCCTTGGAGATCCTGTGTTAGACACCAATAAAAGGGCTCTGCTCTATCCCTCTGTCACTCCCTCATATACCCTACCTGTTGGTCGAAAAGTGTCCAGAACACAGGCATTGGTAAGAACATGAAGAGCACTTTGAACAACGCTTTAATGTCACTGATCATTTTGGCCTGGAAAAATTGAAATGGCAAGGTTTTAGGCAAGGAAATAAGAATGAAGATGGAACGAAGAAATGGTGTGATCTGCAACAGAACCACACCACATTGTCGACTGCAGTCTAGAGGATGTTACTGTGCGTCATCCTACCCCGTAGTCATTCTCAGCCCAGTCCATCCAGTGGTCTTTCTTTACACTTGGGTCCTTGTTTCGAAAACGGTTCTTTATGGCACACTAGAAAACAACAATTAACTTACTTTTTATGGTGGCTATGATTATGTTCTATGGAATTAGTAGCTAATCTGAAAAAGTGTTGTCATCCTGTCACTGTAGAGGGTTGGCCTTACTTGCTTGCCACTCTTGACACTTCTTTTGTCTGTTCAATAGTTTCTTGTGTAATTATACTTGCGTAAAGGAAGTCTTCAAAtagtataaataaatagagGAAAAACCCAATTATGCAATAGCAAATACAATATccttatattttctttgttatggTCGTCTTCTTAGACAAAAGCCTGATATATCCTGGTGTTGAGCtaatatttattttgcattttgttaATACACACTACACACCCCAACGGCACAAGTCACTTGGAGTACAACATTTCCCTCTGGGGGAATTTTCTTGTACTTTTTGCGACCACACCAGAATAATCCTAGAAGAAACAAATTTGCAATTTTTCGTTAGTTGTATTTCACAAGTAAATAGTCTCAAATGTTAACGCCAAAGGAATAAATGAGAAGAATGAGAAGGGAAAGGGAGAAAAGGGGAGAAAGGGAAGAAAAGGGAGAAAAGGAATGAATGCAATACAAGCTATGAGTAGAGTTTTGTAAAATGAGTTTGGTAACTTATTCAGCACTTCTGAAAGtgttgttttcatattttgtaACTTACCAACTGATGTTATCATCAAAATTGCAGGAACACCAAAAGCCAGGGGATAGCAATTGTTGCCAAAACAATTAACATCTCCTGtaaaaatatcaacattaCAGGATATTAGCAACCCTAGAAATTCTCAACACCATAATTACCCTAACCTCTATTCTAGAGTACTTTTTCCAACAATTTTTGATAATGATACAGCTGAACATCATTGTAAATAATTTATCCCTTTTACACTATTTGTCATCCTATTGTTGGATAATTTGTTGATCCCCTTCTCCCCAACCCCAAAAAGTCATATGCAAAAGTTTAAAGCCCTGAAATCCCTTGGATCCCTGTATCAAAGTAACCCCTGCCCTTGCGTACCTCTTAGGATAGGGGTAACAATCATTGACAGAAGGCTACCAAGGTTGATTGCAAAGTAGAAAATAGAGAAGAAGCTCTGAAGAAGATTTTcctacaaagacaaaaaagCATATAGGATACAATTAAATTATGATTGGCTCATACTGTTAGCAATGAGGTGTTGAAAGTTGCTGGTAGTGCTTGTTAATAGACAAAGTAGTATGATAATAGATTTGATAGCACTAAAAAGGCTAACTGCCTTGAAACATCTGTTTAAATCTATCCTTTTTAGTGGTATTCCTCTAATGATACAACTTCTTACTGTAAGCAACTCAATAATATCACACACATGGATCAACCAAACATCTTCATAAATAATGACACTTACCTGTGCTGCAGAAAACTGGTCACCACCAAATGCTGACACACATGGCTTGATGCCTCCAGTGCCAATAGCAATCAGTAACAAACCAATCATGACACCAGTACtatgaaaaaacaaaacatcatcTGGGTATGTAATCTAGCGTAATGATTGCCCTGTAATCAGACACATTTATGTCAACATGAGACATTGAAACATTTCTTCATTGTACTTACAGTTTGACTTTAGCCAAAATAGCTGGTATGGATGTGATCGCCACCACAATGTTACCAAATGCGTAGATCATGGAGACATACAGGATAGTCCTGAGTGGGAAAAGGTCTGCTATCATTCAAATGAATAACAAAGACCATTGACATACACAGACATTaactaaatattttttggtGGACATAATAAATGAGTGCATTTATAGGGTAGATTATGGTGAATCTTGTCTGTTTTGTCAAAGAAGAACTGTGGCCCCCTTCTTTGCCACCATTTGGGAGAAATGATAGAAATTTTGAACACATTACAAAGTGATTATGATTACTttatgatgattgatgatgataagagCATATGACACAAGAGTAATGAAGATAATCATAACTAGATGGCGAAAGTATTTTAAGGGTGATGATAaatgtgcattaccatacctGTATTTCCCTAGCCAGCTGTCGGCTAATATAGCACCTAATAAAGGACTGAAGTAACACAACATGTTGAATGCATGGTAGACAGCGGTAGCAGAGTCGTCATCCATCTTAAGCATGTGTGTGAGATAGATGACCAGAATGGCtgtgtatttaaaaaaatacaaaaaaaaaaatgatcagCAGGCTATGTCATACTTGATTGAAGGTTTAGGCTAAGTGTGACATTGACATGGTACTTGTCTGCTTGGGTAAAGGTGTCAGTAGGGTGAGGTGTAGGGGTTGGGTAAAGGTGTCAGTAGGGTGAGGTGTAGGGGTTGGGTAAAGGTGTCAGTAGGGTGAGGTGTAGGGGTTGGGTAAAGGTGTCAGTAGGGTGAGGTGTATGGGTTGGGTAAAGGTGTTAGTAGGGTGAGGTGTAGGGGTTGGGTAAAGGTGTCAGTAGGGTGAGGTGTATGGGTTGGGTAAAGGTGTCAGTAGGGTGTAGGTGTAGGGGTTGGGTAAAGGTGTCAGTAGGGTGTAGGTGTAGGGGTTGGGTAAAGGTGTCAGTAGGGTGTAGGTGTAGGGGTTGGGTAAAGGTGTCAGTAGAGTAGAGGTGTAGGGGTTGGGTAAAGGTGTCAGTAGGGTGTAGGTGTAGGGGTTGGGTAAAGGTGTCAGTAGGGTGAGGTGTAGGGGTTGGGTAAAGGTGTCAGTAGGGTGAGGTGTAGGGGTTGGGTAAAGGTGTCAGTAGGGTGAGGTGTAGGGGTTGGGTAAAGGTGTCAGTAGGGTGTAGGTGTAGCTGTTGGGTAAAGGTGTCAGTAGGGTGAGGTGTAGGGGTTGGGTAAAGGTGTCAGTAGGGTGTAGGTGTAGGGGTTGGGTAAAGGTGTCAGTAGGGTGAGGTGTAGGGGTTGGGTAAAGGTGTCAGTAGGGTGAGGTGTAGGGGTTGGGTAAAGGTGTCAGTAGGGTGAAGTGTAGGGGATGAGTGAAGATGTCAGATTAAGATGTAGAGATGTTTATCTTATTCTGTAGAGTGTGGGCATACTACATGTGACTACCAAGTCAATACACAtttaaattaaataataattgaaaTTAAGAAATTCTTACCATGCATCCCATAGTAAGAGAAGCGCTCACAGAACTCATTTCCAAGGATATACCACACACTGATGGGGTAGCCAGTCTTGGAGAGTACACTCTGTAAGATGTGAATGTCATTTTGATAAAATACAGCAGGAAAAAGCAGAATTCCCTGAAGTTTGGATGGTCTTTATCGATTACAAGGCATAGTTAACGAAGCACCCGCCATACAACAACCCAAATAATGGAGTTGCAGGTATTACAAATAAGGAATATTAGCTTCCTTCTACGGAAGtgattagtttccttatacaGAAGTGACTGACATTTTTTGTCCAAAAACAAGCATTTCACATCATTATTACAAATTACAAAAACAAATGTGAGGTTATAACTTACATCTGAATAATAAACTTACCTCAAGAGTTGATTTCTTTCTTTCACTGTTGTCTAAGAAGCAATTAAACAGGCAATGTCTTACTATacattaaataattattttatcattttcttattttgtttcctAAGGAGAAGAATTGGGTTTGTCCTTACATACAGCAGTCTTATATCTCAATGTCAGCATTCCCTCTCCCACCCCCATCTTCTTTTGAGCACCCTCTTGTAAACCTCCCTCCTTCATATGGTTAaaggaaagttcatttattatcccgagggggggCATGATACTGTGGGGGGCCTCAATAAATTGCCAAtgtctaaagggggggggggcatcaaAATTTTATGGATTTTAGAAAGGGGGTCACTAATTctttgggtgttgtctctTCTATATGATTTGAACAAGTGTCAAATCAGGCTTTTTTGTTCAACAAGTTTTGGTTTGGGGGCAGAtatttggcatgcacaatccaggagtTCAGGATTCGTATTAAGCCACattttatctatgcaatgcaaacctgcAATGCAACCTTAAAGTGCTTATgttcaatatttaaaattattaacaaAACGGTCTGTTGGTATAAGCACTCATTCTTTGTCATCAATATCCTTGGTAATGTCTGTTTTGCTGTCTTGACATTATTGTTTTCCTTCATTTCGttgctccttctttcttcAGTTTTCTCGAGGGGCAGGGGGGGCACCAAAAATATGGGGAAGAATAAGGGGggcatggaaaattttgttcctcttgagagggggggggggctaattttatcccttacttttatcaaaatcctccccccctccccctcgggataataaatgaactttccctaacAAGGAGATACACTGGAAGagaaaaaatcttaaaatcaTTCCAAGTAATCAGGTTTTGCATAGAAATCAGCTACCCACTCTTTTCCTTTTTGCGGAAACACTGGGGAATCAAAGGGAAGAAAGTTGAaaatttaaagtaattttaagATTGATTTACTTTATTAATTGATGACATTAAGCTGATAACTTACTTACCAACAACCTCATAAACACATGCACATTGAGCTTTTGATGAACGTGAAATGAAAGGACACTAAAGAATTGATTTCAAGTGAAGTATACTAAAATGGTAAAATGTAACACCTCTTTGTTGGGAAAATAActgtaaaattaaaaaataaatacaaatagaagaaaaaaaaggataacaataataatgggTTGCCTTAGGTTTTACAGTTTAAATACAATAAACAAGGAATGCTCTTTGAGGTTGAAAAATTAGCATTTCAAATTTCAAACAGTACTATACGGCTCAGCTGTTTCAACACGTACGCAATACCCTAACAACGTTACCTCAAATATTCGTGATAGTCAAATATTCATGTTTAAAAGTAAGATTTCTATTTTAACCATCTTTCTATAAGAGTATTTGTTCGAGGTTTTGTTATCAGTGTCATTTAGAGGAGAGGAGATCGGAAATAGATATATATGCAAAGATGAACGAGTTGGTTCAGACAGGGATATCGCTCAAAGTGGTTTAGGTCAAACCCACATTACTTTAGTTGGCAAGCGATTCTTATCCAAAGTAAGGCATTCTCGAAACATATTTCACCTGATAGTTGAAAATAGATGGTGAAGTAAGATTGCtctaataataatgatatatcTAGAAGCAATAATTGATACAAAAGCTTGATGGAATGTTATTGGTTtaagtaaataaaatcaacTTGTTTACTAAATTCGAATATTTTGTCTAGATTAAATGGCATCAATATCATACGGTTGGAAAATATTGAAATTGTTTCAAAATTCAAGTCCACAGAGAAAGAAAGATCGAACAAGGAATCTTAGAATTTGTACGAATGCAAAGCCAAAGGAGTGGTGAACGGGAACCAGTGAAAGATACAAAATCAGCTATAAACTGTATTTGAAAATCCTAGATTTTGGTGCTAAAGAATAAATGGTAAAAACAAAGTCTTTTTATAACAAATAAAAGGGACGAAATAAGGTAACTGCATTATATTTCTGCAGGTGTCAAATAGTAAAAGTCAGATCGATCGACACTTTCGAACGGAAACCAACAACAGCCAACATGTAATAAATACGAGTTTCGTAAAAAGCATAATACCTCGTTGGTTTGCATCTTCATCTGTGTCTTTGTCGATTAAGGGAGAATATGGCGTCGATGACATCGTAAAAGGACGTTTAGTTTACGGGTGGTAAGATGTTAAGCCACCGAAGACCACAGgatcacaacaacacaagcgACGGACAGTGTCAACCCACACAAGCTCTATTTTTCATCCTTATCTCGCTAAACAGAAACTCACTCCAAAGCCTTTAGATACACCGGTACCAAGACAATACACAGAAACTAGCTTTCAGTGTAATAAAATGATTGAGATAAATAATATATGAGATTTCTTGACCCTTTTTGACGCTCAACTACTCGCCCCTGTCCTTGAAGCCCATGGAATGCTAATTAGGTTTCTCTAGAACCCGCTGATCAGCAAAACTGTGGTCCCAGAAGTCCTAAcaattttataatatttttaatgtttttttcctcTCGAAAAGTCTAATTATAAAGGCATTAAAGCGCCTAGTTTGTCATTCTTTGCGCTTTTGTTTATTCGTTGatctcttttttgtttttgtttttctgatAAAACTTGGGGCTAGTTACCAGCCTTACTCGGTTGGCTTgaaattcaaaatggccgccaACACGAGCGCTTCCAGCGCGCCAGGACAACAAACCGACCCTGGCAAGAAAGACAAACAGACATTGCTGGCTGTTTTGCAATTTTTGAAAGAGAAAAAACTATTAGTAAGTGCGATACAGGTCATTTGATGTAATAGAAGTTGGTAAAGTAAGGTATTTCGAAGCGAGACAGACGGAGATTTAAACAATGAAAAACACACCAGCTAAACTACAAACATACACACTTATATACAAAAGTAAGACTCTTTAGATTTTGAAGTCATCAATATTGCTTTGGCTTATCAAAGATGGCACAATTTAAAGATGCTAGATTGTGTAAACTTGCGGATTGGAATGGTTATTtttaggaaacagagaagatTTTCAGACAAGAAGCCAACTGCCTCGGAAATGTTGAGCTAAACTTCGAGACTACTCCGGACATTGACACAGATCTGTCGTCCGTACTTTCAGCGTACAACAGGTTTGTTTTGAAAGTCTTTTGTAACAAAGCTAAAGATGACTCAAATAATGCTAAGAGTTGTCTTTTTGAGTTTAACTTATAAGCATTAATTTATTCCATGACAGTATAATGATCAGTGGTGCTCTTTATTATTGATAGTGAGGCAGATCCGACGAGATATGAAGACTACTATACAAGGTACACTAAACATTCATTTACGATTTGAAAAGCTATTCACATTCACAGCTGTAGGGGGCCtcaaaatatttgggggcatGAAACAGAAACATTGAGGAAATAAATGGGAGCACAGCAATTCCCCAACTGGCCCATTCCTTATGATAATGTAAGTTTAAAACTTGATGAATTGAATCACTGCTTAATTTAATACATAATTGCTGATTAATGTAAAACTATCACAAATGTTATAAAACATTGATTTGTAATAACAAATCAATGCTTAATGCAGGCTGTGTGTACAATGTTGACACTCAAACGCGCCGCAGCGCATTGCCAACTAAAATCTCAGAAAAGCTAGACATCAATTCAAAATTAGCCACTCAAACTCAATTATTTATATGAACATTAACCTAAACCTTAATTATAGTTTATATTTTAGCAATAAAAACGGAAACAGCGATCGAAAAAGTTGAGGATTCAAGGCTAAAAGTGTTAATTAGCGTTACATCTTGTCTAATCGGCTAGACAAAAATCGTTGTAAAAATGCTTAGAGACACGCTATTGATGTAAAAATTGCACTTTCTTAATGTACTTACATTTGAGATTACCCTCAGCttagtttttttcttgcaAAATAGCTTCAAATGGATAATTTTGCAGTAACCACTTTTCACATAAAAACATCATGTGAATTGTCGACGAAGAGAAAACATGCATTATGACGGCCTTTGTTAGACAATATCGTAATTTTATAGTGATAGATGTTGTGTACATTAGTTGCAGTTTCAATAAATTGCACCCTGTAAATCGAATGTATAACACGCCGAGTCGTTAGCACGCTAGCGTGTCACTAGATGGCGTGTGTACTCGCCGAGTTTTGGTAAGTTTATTAATGTGATCCCACACGCAAGAACACAGCATTGCTCTAGCTATGGACACGGATAGTTCAGTCACCGGAGCGTAAATAATTCGTCAGACAAGGGCCAAATATCAGAAGGACTATTACAGCAAGAATCTTGAGAAAATCAATAGAACAATTCGGGGAAAGGCCAAGCTCAAGAGAGAGGAGAAACAAGCTAACCTTCCTGACGAAGTCACAAATCGACGACTAAAATGGCGGCAGAGTAAAGCTCGTAAAAAAGGATCATCTACATGGATATACGTTGCTAGCTTAGAGATTTCTATCTCTAGTACTTCGAGTTCTTGTTGCGTATCCTCATTAgttaatttgtttttgaagaAATGGTCACACAAACATACGACGCGAAACAGCTAGAACACGAACACGAATAGCTTTGAGAGATTAAGGAATGCGCTTGggttttacatttatttgaGTGGTATTGCACATACGGATCTCATTCCTTCTCATTAAGATCGACGCAGTCGTAGAGGACGTTTTTTATATGGGGCGGAAAAACATCAACATTGTGATTTGGCGAAAGGTCTGCTAAAGATGTTGTAAAGCcatctaaaaaaatagaagTGTACATTAGCAAAttgcttaatttttttttcttttatcataCACCGTTTCGTTTctggtttaaaaaaacaattcactACGCACATAGGGAAATGATTAGCACTATCTTCCTCCATAGCAATGTGTTATGGCAAGAAATTAGCATGTTGTTCTTGAATAAACAATGTGCGTGCAGTGACGTCTCGAGTGACATGCTCTGCAAATTCGCCATATCTACTTACCAGCGTGCATGGCAAACACAGTTCTGACCCTGTCCAAAAAAGACTCTGCGTGTGTTGACACAACGTAAAGTAATAGGCTTAGGCTTAGGCTTGCTGAACCG
The sequence above is a segment of the Nematostella vectensis chromosome 2, jaNemVect1.1, whole genome shotgun sequence genome. Coding sequences within it:
- the LOC5504242 gene encoding peptide transporter family 1; translation: MSSTPYSPLIDKDTDEDANQRDNSERKKSTLESVLSKTGYPISVWYILGNEFCERFSYYGMHAILVIYLTHMLKMDDDSATAVYHAFNMLCYFSPLLGAILADSWLGKYRTILYVSMIYAFGNIVVAITSIPAILAKVKLTGVMIGLLLIAIGTGGIKPCVSAFGGDQFSAAQENLLQSFFSIFYFAINLGSLLSMIVTPILRGDVNCFGNNCYPLAFGVPAILMITSVGLFWCGRKKYKKIPPEGNVVLQVTCAVGCAIKNRFRNKDPSVKKDHWMDWAENDYGAKMISDIKALFKVLFMFLPMPVFWTLFDQQGSRWTLQAEEMDGDLGAFGTLKPDQVQAMNPVFILILIPLFEYAIYPLLSKCNLLVKPLQRMCAGMLLAAISFVFAAFLHIAIQKSRLHVVEPPNGFANLRVINAAPCPLKVSGFGFDTSLAVDKASVYAHVPITLTNLKVESQNCSVAVPEKNFLLKISEHEVNTFVIGTKNKELVGLKLKDLSAPLKAGVIKARFVYLGGNITDKVDIKLNKTLTFSGVTDLMSDTNYTRILSDHYNIRVKKFNTSQELFKKQVYFGNGGVFTVVIREDPDKPGELEMIRYTDVRPMSISMLWQLPQYIVLTSGEVLFSITGLEFAYSQSPVSMKSCIMAAWLLTVSIGNAIVVVFAEARITNNMATEFFFFAGLLAVVMLIFMFMSYYYKYASYSANGDVKTEDHIPLQDAGDMGAESDK